One Coregonus clupeaformis isolate EN_2021a chromosome 33, ASM2061545v1, whole genome shotgun sequence DNA window includes the following coding sequences:
- the LOC121548982 gene encoding syntaxin-7, producing the protein MAYQYGKVQDPNVLTQTIISNIQKITQQTSEIQKIVNQLGTPQDTTELRQQLQQKQQNVNHLAKETDRCMKEFGALPVTTEQRQRKIQKDRLINDFSNALANFQKTQRQAAQKEKEFVARVRAESRVSGGFPDDSFGGNGNPFESGGQVQSQSQEVAITEEDLQLIQERETSIRQLESDITDINEIFKDLGMMVHEQGDMIDSIEANVETADLHVQNATQQLTQAADYQRKSRKKICILIVVLVVLAFVIGLIIWASVKG; encoded by the exons ATGGCCTACCAGTACGGAAAAGTGCAGGACCCAAATGTGCTTACTCAGACGATAATCTCCAACATCCAGAAGATAACACAACAAA CATCTGAAATACAGAAAATTGTGAATCAGTTGGGAACACCACAAGACACAACTGAGCTCAGACAGCAACT GCAGCAGAAACAGCAAAATGTCAACCACCTTGCCAAAGAAACAGACCGATGTATGAAGGAATTTGGCGCATTGCCTGTCACAACTGAACAG CGCCAGAGAAAGATCCAGAAAGATCGTCTTATCAACGACTTCTCCAATGCACTGGCCAATTTCcaaaagacacagagacaggctgcTCAGAAAGAGAAGGAGTTTGTTGCTAGAGTCCGTGCCGAGTCCAGAGTGTCG GGTGGCTTTCCTGACGACAGCTTTGGAGGAAATGGAAACCCCTTTGAAAG TGGGGGGCAGGTCCAGTCACAGTCCCAGGAGGTGGCCATCACCGAGGAGGACCTGCAGCTCATCCAGGAGAGAGAGACTTCCATCAGACAGCTAGAG tctgatattacagatataaaTGAAATATTTAAGGACTTGGGAATGATGGTCCATGAGCAGGGTGATATGATCG ACAGTATAGAGGCCAATGTCGAAACTGCCGACCTTCATGTTCAGAATGCCACCCAGCAGTTAACACAGGCTGCAGACTATCAG CGCAAATCTAGAAAGAAGATCTGCATTCTCATTGTTGTTCTGGTTGTACTTGCTTTTGTCATTGGTTTAATCATCTGGGCATCAGTCAAAGGATGA